The following coding sequences lie in one Scatophagus argus isolate fScaArg1 chromosome 9, fScaArg1.pri, whole genome shotgun sequence genomic window:
- the ndufa3 gene encoding NADH dehydrogenase [ubiquinone] 1 alpha subcomplex subunit 3: protein MAGVAAFLKNAWNKEPVIVVSCAFGLLGSIIPFVSPITKYSAMMNSAVPYNYPVPVRDDGNMPDVPAHPREPKGNNLEWFKNL from the exons ATGGCGG gagtCGCAGCGTTCTTGAAGAATGCGTGGAATAAGGAGCCCGTTATCGTGGTCTCCTGTGCTTTTGGACTGTTAG GTTCTATTATTCCATTCGTCAGCCCCATCACAAAGTATTCAGCAATGATGAATTCAGCTGTGCCATACAACTACCCAG TCCCTGTGCGGGATGATGGAAATATGCCTGATGTCCCCGCCCATCCGCGTGAACCAAAAGGAAACAACTTGGAGTGGTTCAAAAACCTATAA
- the tfpt gene encoding TCF3 fusion partner → MMEDFSGLALPPLFGGHILEAELEPGGVELGPGEVELGPGGNELLESTAQEDEERRALDKRKYLALSRRCKEIEQVNQKILGRLHQVQRITRRLKKERRFLMKTLDAHGDDYRNAQLTIVLEDEPGVHLDHTAGVEDDPLNGVSGSTSSAALHRSAVPKKRRHRIPRQEKDKDQQTEPDMSMLAETQFGEIPSPTSLSH, encoded by the exons ATGATGGAGGATTTCTCTGGTTTGGCTTTGCCTCCTCTGTTTGGAGGACACATTTTGGAGGCAGAGCTGGAGCCTGGTGGTGTGGAGCTGGGACCAGGAGAG GTGGAGCTGGGCCCAGGGGGGAATGAGCTGCTGGAGAGTACAGcacaggaggatgaggagagaagagcCCTTGATAAGAGGAAATATCTGGCTTTGAGCAGAAGATGTAAAGAAATTGAACAG GTTAATCAGAAGATTCTTGGTCGCCTTCACCAAGTACAAAGAATTACACGGCGCttaaagaaagagaggag GTTTCTCATGAAGACTTTAGATGCACATGGGGATGACTATAGAAATGCCCAGCTCACTATTGTTCTAGAG GATGAGCCTGGAGTCCATTTAGATCATACTGCAGGAGTAGAGGATGACCCGCTCAACGGCGTGTCTGGTTCCACTTCATCTGCAGCTTTGCATCGCTCTGCTGTACCAAAGAAGAGGAGACATCGAATTCCGAGGCAGGAAAAGGATAAAGATCAACAG ACTGAACCAGACATGTCAATGTTGGCAGAGACACAGTTTGGAGAAATTCCCAGTCcaacctctctgtctcactga